One window from the genome of Bradyrhizobium xenonodulans encodes:
- the recA gene encoding recombinase RecA: protein MSTTALRIVEGSSMDKSKALAAALSQIERQFGKGSVMKLGKNDRSMDVEAVSSGSLGLDIALGIGGLPKGRVVEIYGPESSGKTTLALHTVAEAQKKGGICAFIDAEHALDPVYARKLGVNIDELLISQPDTGEQALEICDTLVRSGAVDVLVVDSVAALVPKAELEGEMGDALPGLQARLMSQALRKLTASINKSNTMVIFINQIRMKIGVMYGSPETTTGGNALKFYASVRLDIRRIGAIKERDEVVGNTTRVKVVKNKLAPPFKQVEFDIMYGEGVSKMGEILDLGVKAGIVEKSGAWFSYDSQRLGQGRENSKAFLKANPDITAKIETSIRQNSGLIAEQILAGTPERDADGEEPADE from the coding sequence ATGTCCACCACTGCCCTGCGTATCGTCGAAGGATCCTCCATGGACAAGAGTAAAGCTCTGGCTGCCGCGCTCTCCCAGATCGAGCGCCAGTTCGGCAAGGGCTCGGTGATGAAGCTCGGCAAGAACGACCGCTCGATGGATGTCGAGGCGGTCTCGTCCGGGTCGCTCGGGCTGGACATCGCGCTCGGCATCGGCGGCCTGCCGAAGGGGCGCGTCGTGGAAATCTACGGGCCGGAATCCTCGGGCAAGACCACGCTGGCGCTGCATACGGTTGCGGAAGCGCAGAAGAAGGGCGGGATCTGCGCCTTTATCGACGCCGAGCACGCGCTCGACCCGGTCTATGCCCGCAAGCTCGGCGTCAATATCGACGAGCTCCTGATCTCCCAGCCCGACACCGGCGAGCAGGCGCTGGAGATTTGCGACACGCTGGTGCGCTCGGGCGCGGTGGACGTGCTGGTGGTCGATTCGGTCGCGGCCTTGGTGCCGAAGGCCGAGCTCGAGGGCGAGATGGGCGATGCACTGCCGGGCCTTCAGGCGCGTCTGATGAGCCAGGCGCTGCGCAAGCTGACGGCCTCGATCAACAAGTCCAACACCATGGTGATCTTCATCAACCAGATCCGCATGAAGATCGGTGTGATGTACGGCTCGCCGGAAACCACCACCGGCGGCAACGCGCTGAAGTTCTACGCCTCCGTCCGCCTCGACATCCGCCGCATCGGCGCGATCAAGGAGCGCGACGAAGTGGTGGGCAACACCACGCGCGTCAAGGTGGTGAAGAACAAGCTGGCGCCGCCCTTCAAGCAGGTCGAGTTCGACATCATGTACGGCGAGGGCGTCTCCAAGATGGGCGAGATCCTCGATCTCGGCGTCAAGGCCGGCATCGTCGAGAAGTCCGGCGCCTGGTTCTCCTATGACAGCCAGCGCCTCGGCCAGGGCCGCGAGAACTCGAAAGCGTTCCTGAAGGCCAACCCCGACATCACCGCCAAGATCGAGACCTCGATCCGCCAGAACTCCGGCCTGATCGCCGAGCAGATTCTCGCCGGCACGCCCGAGCGCGACGCCGACGGCGAGGAGCCGGCGGACGAGTAA